The Amycolatopsis viridis genome window below encodes:
- a CDS encoding CaiB/BaiF CoA transferase family protein, with protein sequence MTPQPHTRREDGTGGEDAPVGGPRAGGEGSLVGGLHTGGGDAPVGGPLSGVRVVALAGMGPTPFASMLLADMGAEVVRVTRPPNRRARALGQTDGLRPEHDLANRGVGAVAADLKSAEGVEDVLRLAGAADVFIEGFRPGVAERLGLGPEVLLRRNPAIVYARLTGYGQTGPLAREAGHDINYVAQTGALYAMARAGEAPRPPINLLGDYAGGALVAAFGIVCAVLEARSSGRGQVVDAAMVDGVALLTAKIQGLRAAGRYSDDPGTNYLDSGAPFYDTYRCADGRYLAVGALEPDFYREFVARLGVGTADWPAQDDRDAWPRLRELIAAALARKSRDEWAEIYAGTDACVTPVLTFDEAADHPHNAGRGVFARVGDVLHPRPAPRFSRTPAREPQAPSADELDLRKLVHEWSTAARGLGDRSA encoded by the coding sequence ATGACGCCCCAACCGCACACCCGTCGCGAGGACGGCACCGGTGGTGAGGACGCTCCGGTGGGCGGGCCGCGCGCCGGTGGTGAGGGCAGCCTGGTGGGTGGGCTGCACACCGGTGGTGGGGACGCCCCGGTCGGCGGCCCCCTGTCCGGGGTGCGCGTCGTCGCGCTTGCCGGGATGGGGCCGACGCCGTTCGCGAGCATGCTCCTGGCGGACATGGGCGCGGAGGTCGTGCGGGTCACGCGTCCGCCGAACCGGCGCGCCCGCGCCCTCGGCCAGACCGACGGGCTGCGCCCCGAGCACGACCTCGCCAACCGGGGTGTCGGGGCGGTCGCGGCGGATCTGAAGAGTGCTGAGGGTGTCGAGGACGTGCTGCGCCTGGCCGGCGCCGCGGACGTGTTCATCGAGGGTTTCCGGCCCGGGGTGGCCGAACGCCTCGGGCTCGGACCGGAGGTGCTGCTGCGGCGCAATCCGGCGATCGTCTACGCGCGTCTGACCGGCTACGGCCAGACCGGACCGCTCGCGCGCGAGGCGGGTCACGACATCAACTACGTGGCGCAGACCGGTGCGCTGTACGCGATGGCGCGGGCCGGCGAGGCTCCGCGGCCGCCGATCAACCTGCTCGGCGACTACGCGGGCGGGGCGCTGGTCGCGGCGTTCGGCATCGTGTGCGCGGTGCTGGAGGCGCGGTCCTCGGGGCGTGGCCAGGTGGTCGACGCCGCGATGGTCGACGGGGTGGCGCTGCTGACCGCGAAGATCCAGGGTCTGCGGGCGGCCGGACGCTACAGCGACGACCCGGGCACCAACTACCTGGACTCGGGCGCGCCGTTCTACGACACCTACCGGTGCGCGGACGGGCGCTACCTGGCGGTCGGAGCTCTCGAACCCGACTTCTACCGGGAGTTCGTGGCCCGGCTCGGCGTCGGCACGGCGGACTGGCCCGCCCAGGACGACCGGGACGCCTGGCCCCGGTTGCGGGAGCTGATCGCCGCCGCCCTGGCGCGGAAGTCCCGCGACGAATGGGCGGAGATCTACGCGGGCACCGACGCGTGCGTGACCCCGGTGCTGACCTTCGACGAGGCGGCGGACCACCCGCACAACGCCGGGCGCGGGGTGTTCGCCCGGGTCGGCGACGTGCTGCACCCGCGCCCGGCGCCCCGGTTCAGCCGGACACCGGCCCGCGAGCCCCAGGCGCCGTCGGCGGACGAGCTGGACCTGCGCAAGCTGGTCCACGAGTGGTCGACCGCGGCGCGCGGGCTGGGGGACCGCTCGGCCTGA
- a CDS encoding AraC family transcriptional regulator, whose amino-acid sequence MPDSQDGQAPLTFHTDDLDIAREQVSRTFASHDVHVANSRDLNFRLELAPSPRLTIGRMSYGADTTILGPPMRLCYHVNLPVTGRSTVEQNGVRRSFVAGEAGVAFVPQAPVLVQWSADSWQYHVKLPKDLLEAHAAKLTGHTAGGEIRFDLTFGLGSGPGQALVATAGFLYAELTRPGGIGTIPAACHELESALMTQLLMTLPSQISPALHSKPAHTRLSKIREVVDYIDNHPGDEITTADLAAMAGVSARALQAGFQEVVGMSPTAYLRGVRLDRVHLELLGGAQGTVTEIAARWGFFHPGRFARQYRERFGQLPSDTARR is encoded by the coding sequence ATGCCCGACAGCCAGGACGGCCAGGCTCCCCTCACCTTCCACACGGACGACCTCGACATCGCGCGCGAGCAGGTGAGCCGGACCTTCGCCAGTCACGACGTCCACGTGGCGAACAGCCGGGACCTGAACTTCCGGCTCGAGCTCGCGCCGTCACCGCGCCTGACCATCGGGCGGATGTCCTACGGCGCCGACACCACGATCCTCGGGCCCCCGATGCGGCTCTGCTACCACGTCAACCTACCGGTGACGGGCCGGAGCACGGTCGAGCAGAACGGTGTTCGCCGGAGCTTCGTCGCCGGCGAGGCCGGCGTGGCGTTCGTCCCGCAGGCGCCGGTGCTGGTGCAGTGGAGCGCCGATTCCTGGCAGTACCACGTCAAGCTGCCCAAGGACCTCCTGGAGGCGCACGCCGCCAAGCTCACCGGGCACACGGCGGGCGGCGAGATCCGCTTCGACCTCACCTTCGGGCTCGGTTCCGGTCCCGGCCAGGCCCTCGTCGCCACCGCGGGCTTCCTGTACGCCGAACTCACCCGCCCGGGTGGGATCGGGACGATCCCGGCGGCGTGCCACGAGCTGGAGTCCGCCCTCATGACCCAGCTGCTGATGACGCTGCCCAGCCAGATCAGCCCGGCCCTGCACAGCAAGCCCGCGCACACCCGGCTGTCGAAGATCCGCGAGGTCGTGGACTACATCGACAACCATCCCGGGGACGAGATCACCACGGCCGACCTCGCCGCGATGGCCGGGGTCAGCGCCCGCGCCCTGCAGGCCGGGTTCCAGGAGGTGGTCGGCATGTCGCCCACCGCGTATCTGCGCGGCGTCCGCCTGGACCGGGTGCACCTGGAGCTGCTCGGCGGCGCTCAAGGCACGGTCACCGAGATCGCGGCGCGGTGGGGCTTCTTCCACCCCGGCCGCTTCGCCCGCCAGTACCGGGAGCGCTTCGGGCAACTGCCCTCCGACACCGCCCGGCGATGA